From Lycium ferocissimum isolate CSIRO_LF1 chromosome 12, AGI_CSIRO_Lferr_CH_V1, whole genome shotgun sequence, one genomic window encodes:
- the LOC132040739 gene encoding uncharacterized protein LOC132040739, translating into MSNQENGVVQPWPDQLILPDSLYTENIRQLHLSIEHEWDTLRRSACQVAAGRALWRHVINDPLAELLAGETYLKSLYEKIKRDCVNNAREVSGVMIAVRTLWFDQQLEEALSSFDDGGGATQVVFLGAGMDTRAYRLSCLKESDIFEVDFPEVLQMKTTVLKEATNEQKQPMMTAKSLKRVAADLREKNWIEKLKVSSLDLKKNTVWVLEGILYYLSHCHAMEVLNVIAKNTASAHTVLLADFMNKQSTKMCSSIFHFYSDWPDQLLQSLGFSQVKLSQIGDPDAHFGLLHDPLNLFDKLRSLPRSLQTHPDDGTPCCRLYFLHASGAPPIQTIP; encoded by the exons atgtctaatCAAGAAAATGGTGTAGTCCAGCCATGGCCAGATCAACTTATACTACCCGATTCATTGTATACCGAAAATATACGACAACTCCATTTATCAATCGAACATGAATGGGATACGTTGAGACGATCAGCGTGCCAGGTTGCAGCAGGAAGGGCACTGTGGAGGCATGTGATAAATGATCCATTAGCAGAGTTACTAGCAGGGGAGACTTACTTGAAAAGTTTGtatgaaaaaataaagaggGATTGTGTTAATAATGCACGAGAggtttctggtgttatgattgCAGTTAGAACATTATGGTTTGATCAACAACTTGAGGAAGCTCTTAGTTCCTTTGATGATGGTGGCGGAGCAACACAAGTTGTCTTTCTTGGAGCAG GTATGGATACGAGGGCGTACCGCTTGAGTTGCTTGAAAGAAAGTGACATTTTTGAGGTTGATTTCCCAGAGGTATTGCAGATGAAAACTACTGTCCTTAAGGAAGCAACAAATGAACAAAAGCAGCCAATGATGACAGCAAAATCACTAAAGAGAGTAGCAGCTGATTTAAGAGAGAAAAATTGGATTGAAAAGCTTAAAGTATCAAGTTTAGACTTAAAGAAAAATACAGTTTGGGTATTAGAAGGAATCCTCTACTATCTATCCCATTGTCATGCAATGGAAGTACTCAATGTTATTGCTAAAAACACTGCCTCTGCTCATACAGTACTTTTAGCAGATTTCATGAACAAGCAATCAACCAAAATGTGCAGCTCCATTTTCCATTTCTATAGTGATTGGCCTGATCAGTTGTTGCAGTCACTTGGATTTTCTCAAGTTAAACTTTCCCAAATCGGCGATCCTGACGCCCATTTCGGGCTGTTGCATGATCCGTTAAACTTGTTCGACAAGTTGAGGAGCTTGCCACGGTCGCTACAAACTCATCCGGACGATGGAACGCCGTGTTGTAGGTtgtattttcttcatgcttctGGGGCACCACCTATTCAAACTATTCCTTGA
- the LOC132040059 gene encoding 12-oxophytodienoate reductase 1-like isoform X2, translated as MENKAGEVSQEKQCIPLLTSHKMGNFQLSHRVVLAPLARQRSYGSVPQPHAILYYSQRTTKGGLLIAEATVISETAQGSKDTPGIWTKEQVEAWKPIVNAVHAKGGIFFSQIWHVGRASNKDFQRNGQDPVSCTDTPLTPQIRSNGLDIVEFTPPRRLTTDEIPQIVNDFRLAARNAIEAGFDGVEIHGAHGYLIDQFMKDQVNDRTDRYGGSLENRCRFALEIVEAVVNEIGADRVGIRLSPFANYMDAEDSNPSALGLYMAESLNKYGIAYCHMVEPRMKTAGEKFECPESLVPMRKAFKGTFMVAGGYDREDGNKAVVEDRADLVAYGRLFLANPDLPRRFELDAPLNKYNRETFYTSDPVVGYTDYPFLETTA; from the exons ATGGAAAACAAAGCTGGTGAAGTTTCCCAAGAGAAACAATGCATCCCTCTACTAACTTCTCATAAAATGGGAAACTTTCAGTTATCTCATAG GGTTGTCTTGGCACCATTAGCAAGGCAGAGATCATATGGCAGTGTTCCTCAGCCACATGCTATCCTTTATTACTCACAAAGAACCACAAAAGGGGGTCTTCTAATAGCAGAGGCCACAGTAATTTCTGAGACTGCCCAAGG GTCTAAAGACACACCTGGTATATGGACAAAGGAGCAAGTTGAGGCCTGGAAACCAATTGTAAATGCAGTCCATGCCAAAGGAGGAATCTTCTTTTCTCAAATTTGGCATGTAGGGAGAGCTTCCAACAAAG ATTTTCAGCGCAATGGACAGGATCCTGTCTCCTGCACAGACACGCCATTAACACCTCAAATTCGTTCCAATGGCCTGGATATTGTAGAATTTACACCACCACGGCGACTGACAACAGATGAAATTCCTCAGATTGTTAACGATTTTCGGCTTGCTGCTAGAAATGCCATAGAAGCAG GATTTGATGGGGTTGAGATCCATGGAGCTCATGGCTATCTAATCGACCAGTTTATGAAAGACCAAGTCAATGATCGAACTGACCGATATGGAGGGTCTTTAGAGAACCGTTGCAGATTTGCACTAGAAATTGTTGAAGCAGTTGTAAACGAGATAGGAGCTGACAGAGTCGGAATAAGGCTTTCCCCATTTGCTAACTACATGGATGCAGAAGACTCAAACCCAAGCGCTTTGGGACTTTACATGGCTGAATCCTTGAATAAGTACGGCATTGCTTATTGCCACATGGTTGAGCCTAGGATGAAAACAGCTGGGGAAAAGTTTGAATGTCCTGAAAGCCTTGTACCCATGAGGAAGGCATTTAAAGGTACTTTTATGGTTGCTGGTGGTTACGATAGAGAGGATGGAAACAAAGCTGTGGTTGAAGACCGAGCTGATCTTGTCGCATATGGGCGTCTATTCTTAGCCAATCCAGATTTACCAAGACGATTTGAGCTCGATGCACCTCTCAACAAGTATAACAGGGAGACATTCTATACATCTGATCCTGTTGTCGGCTATACTGACTATCCATTTCTAGAAACCACGGCATGA
- the LOC132040059 gene encoding 12-oxophytodienoate reductase 1-like isoform X1, giving the protein MENKAGEVSQEKQCIPLLTSHKMGNFQLSHSKHLFRVVLAPLARQRSYGSVPQPHAILYYSQRTTKGGLLIAEATVISETAQGSKDTPGIWTKEQVEAWKPIVNAVHAKGGIFFSQIWHVGRASNKDFQRNGQDPVSCTDTPLTPQIRSNGLDIVEFTPPRRLTTDEIPQIVNDFRLAARNAIEAGFDGVEIHGAHGYLIDQFMKDQVNDRTDRYGGSLENRCRFALEIVEAVVNEIGADRVGIRLSPFANYMDAEDSNPSALGLYMAESLNKYGIAYCHMVEPRMKTAGEKFECPESLVPMRKAFKGTFMVAGGYDREDGNKAVVEDRADLVAYGRLFLANPDLPRRFELDAPLNKYNRETFYTSDPVVGYTDYPFLETTA; this is encoded by the exons ATGGAAAACAAAGCTGGTGAAGTTTCCCAAGAGAAACAATGCATCCCTCTACTAACTTCTCATAAAATGGGAAACTTTCAGTTATCTCATAG CAAACACCTTTTCAGGGTTGTCTTGGCACCATTAGCAAGGCAGAGATCATATGGCAGTGTTCCTCAGCCACATGCTATCCTTTATTACTCACAAAGAACCACAAAAGGGGGTCTTCTAATAGCAGAGGCCACAGTAATTTCTGAGACTGCCCAAGG GTCTAAAGACACACCTGGTATATGGACAAAGGAGCAAGTTGAGGCCTGGAAACCAATTGTAAATGCAGTCCATGCCAAAGGAGGAATCTTCTTTTCTCAAATTTGGCATGTAGGGAGAGCTTCCAACAAAG ATTTTCAGCGCAATGGACAGGATCCTGTCTCCTGCACAGACACGCCATTAACACCTCAAATTCGTTCCAATGGCCTGGATATTGTAGAATTTACACCACCACGGCGACTGACAACAGATGAAATTCCTCAGATTGTTAACGATTTTCGGCTTGCTGCTAGAAATGCCATAGAAGCAG GATTTGATGGGGTTGAGATCCATGGAGCTCATGGCTATCTAATCGACCAGTTTATGAAAGACCAAGTCAATGATCGAACTGACCGATATGGAGGGTCTTTAGAGAACCGTTGCAGATTTGCACTAGAAATTGTTGAAGCAGTTGTAAACGAGATAGGAGCTGACAGAGTCGGAATAAGGCTTTCCCCATTTGCTAACTACATGGATGCAGAAGACTCAAACCCAAGCGCTTTGGGACTTTACATGGCTGAATCCTTGAATAAGTACGGCATTGCTTATTGCCACATGGTTGAGCCTAGGATGAAAACAGCTGGGGAAAAGTTTGAATGTCCTGAAAGCCTTGTACCCATGAGGAAGGCATTTAAAGGTACTTTTATGGTTGCTGGTGGTTACGATAGAGAGGATGGAAACAAAGCTGTGGTTGAAGACCGAGCTGATCTTGTCGCATATGGGCGTCTATTCTTAGCCAATCCAGATTTACCAAGACGATTTGAGCTCGATGCACCTCTCAACAAGTATAACAGGGAGACATTCTATACATCTGATCCTGTTGTCGGCTATACTGACTATCCATTTCTAGAAACCACGGCATGA